The Arachis ipaensis cultivar K30076 chromosome B05, Araip1.1, whole genome shotgun sequence nucleotide sequence TTCACATAAGACAATTTCATGTGAGTAACCATGTACTAATAATCAAATAACTCGTCGTTTTTATCCGTATATAGTTTATTAAGGTTTGACATTCAAAGTGAAAGTATGATTTAAGTATATCATGCAATGCGCCTGCAAATAGTGAGTCCGTCTCCGACAGAAGCAAGAGCGATCTCAACGCGTGGGTCTGTGGCGAGTGCGTCGTTGACTTCGATTAAAGCTTTTCGATATGGTCTGTGAGAAGCTTCAACATCCTCTTCAGGCCACACAACATATCCACCTAAGAGTGTGTCATCGTAGACAAGCAACCCACCAACCTTCACCAGATTTATGAGCCTCTCATGGTACTTCACATAGCTCCATTTGTCAGCATCAATGAAGGCGAAGTCATAAGTTCCCAAGTTTGAAGGCTACAACAAAAACATACCAAgaatataagaagaagaagaagaaataattagtaagttttttttttttttttttttttggaaatNNNNNNNNNNNNNNNNNNNNNNNNNNNNNNNNNNNNNNNNNNNNNNNNNNNNNNNNNNNTAATAAATCATATTGCTATTATATATAGTATGAAAGTATGGATATAGAtatcattttaaaaataaataaatttacatTGTTGTATGACAAACaatgaataataaaaattaaatgattTGATTTGCTGCTAGAGCATATAAACCTTAATTTCTCACAAAACCTATGTTTCTCCAAGCAAAGAAAAATGCTTACATCTTGCAATAGTTTGTCCAAAATTGGCAGAGCTGGAGACTCTATAAAATCAATCTTGTGCTCTACTCCAGCCTTTTTGATGAATGGTAACCCAACCTCATAAGCTTTTCTGTCAATATCTATGGCTGTAATCTGCAATAATTATAACGTCTTTcttttataaaaagaaaattgaaatatATATGCtggatttattttaaatttaattcatATAGGGAATGAATTCTCTCTTGTGAAAGATTTACAAGACTTAATAATTTCTTATCTTGACTATTAAATACTTTATTAAGCTTCCTTATTTGCTCAATGTCTAAAGCAATATCAAAACTATattcttattttgttgtttatATTGACATTTCATCTCAATTATAAACTATCTTATTTCCTACTATATTTATTCCTAACATAAGTAAGACGTTGAAGCAAGTAAAAAGATACTATagcaaattaaataataagataaataaatattgtTATAATTTCaagttttataaaatataataaccAGACGactaaataataaacataataaataaaatagaaaacgaTAAATAGATTTTAGCACCCTAACTTTTGAAAACCGTAAATACAAGCACGTGgactttttaatttatcaaacacaAAACGAGGTGTTTGTACTTTTGAAAAATATGAGTAcatgtttaaaaaattttatcataCCAAGTCTAAGCCACTAACtaatcaaaaatataaaaatgtccCTCACATTTTAAAACATGTAATATATAAGTTTCTCTCGATGACTTATTTGTCCTTGTATATTTTGGACAAAAGAACTTATATGTCTCACATTTTAAAAGATGAAAGacatttttgtattttcaattagtcaataatttatttatctttgaattaaaaaattagaaatctatttatttttttctctaaataaaatataaaaaattgtgCAAACCTTTCCATCAAGAGGAATGTTAAGAGCTGTAAGAAGAAGAGAGTAGCCAGTAAACACTCCAATTTCAATCGTCTTTTTGGCATTCAATAGCTTCAACAATATTGACAGTAGTTGGCCTGATTCAGGACTAGTACCCATGAAACCCCTAATAATAAATTTCGAAACTTTTTAgtatgaaaaatgatttaaactctttatccttctaatttttaaatagaaaaggTTTTGAgcttttttatcttttatatatAAACCATTTTGTTAATAATAGAAAATTTTAGGCATAAATAAAATTTtggtcttttatttatttatttatttatttgatccGGTAAAATTTAAATAGTAGTCTTGACAAGTAGAATTGTTATTGTGAAAAGACGTATTTATTGAAAATGTTATGTTAATACTTAATGGAATAAATTAAGCTAAGACAAAACTAAAATAGaaacattttaaattttattggacCAAAACTATAAAAGATTTATtattaaccaaaataaaaaagcaattagtttttttttttttatagaaaccaAAAAGTTGNNNNNNNNNNNNNNNNNNNNNNNNNNNNNNNNNNNNNNNNTATTATATTATaagtagaaaaataatttaagattttaaaattgaaaatgcgacaattatttaaaaaaaattgaagtaaTTATTATCTcaaaaaatccaaaccaaatgaCCATAAAATGAGGTTGATTTGGATTGGGTTTTGAATATGAAAGAAATTAATAAACATCTTTTCGCACAACAAATAATGTGaagttttataataataataatatacttAATAAATACATAGTTCAAAAACAATAAGTGTAAAGTTTTgggaaataaaaaatgaaaataaaatcgtATGTTGAATGAAGTAAAGGAATGATCATTCaggttttaaaatattataaattaaatcgCTCCAAACCTTAGATTTATTCGTTTAATTTGATTCCATCTATCTTACTAATGATAATAACTATGTGAAATTGTGAACGAATCCAAAACAATACAATTGATATGATTTGTACAAACCTTTGCTAACTTTTCGCTCTGTAGTATGACTGGAGCATCGGAATCCATTGGTTCTTCTATGTTTTCCAGTTCTCTGCAATCCAAACATCATGTTCAAAACACCCTATTATACTAAATTAGCTAAACCATGTGCTAATAATTTCAAAACATTAATTACTTAGTTGCATAAATGAATAGAATTATTAATAGAAGAAAAAATACGTGAAAGATGAGAGAGTGTATTATAATATTTCAGTGACAACGCTTACACTTGAGAATCCTAGGATGTTGGAGAAGTATGTATTATAATCTGAGGATGAGAGTGTGAGTGTTAGTGTTATATATAGAGAGCAAGCTAGGGTGCCACTGACATTCAATTCAAAATTAGTACCACTTtaattaatagaatatttttagagcattaatttttgtatttttaaaaaataaataaatttaaaattaaaatttatattcgAATNNNNNNNNNNNNNNNNNNNNNNNNNNNNNNNNNNNNNNNNNNNNNNNNNNNNNNNNNNNNNNNNNNNNNNNNNNNNNNNNNNNNNNNNNNNNNNNNNNNNNNNNNNNNNNNNNNNNNNNNNN carries:
- the LOC107642145 gene encoding probable caffeoyl-CoA O-methyltransferase At4g26220 isoform X1, encoding MGTSPESGQLLSILLKLLNAKKTIEIGVFTGYSLLLTALNIPLDGKITAIDIDRKAYEVGLPFIKKAGVEHKIDFIESPALPILDKLLQDPSNLGTYDFAFIDADKWSYVKYHERLINLVKVGGLLVYDDTLLGGYVVWPEEDVEASHRPYRKALIEVNDALATDPRVEIALASVGDGLTICRRIA
- the LOC107642145 gene encoding caffeoyl-CoA O-methyltransferase 5-like isoform X2, whose translation is MDSDAPVILQSEKLAKITAIDIDRKAYEVGLPFIKKAGVEHKIDFIESPALPILDKLLQDPSNLGTYDFAFIDADKWSYVKYHERLINLVKVGGLLVYDDTLLGGYVVWPEEDVEASHRPYRKALIEVNDALATDPRVEIALASVGDGLTICRRIA